The DNA region ATGCTTGTCCCCTGAGTAGCGTGAAAATATACGCCAACTACGTTGTGTAAAATTTTATTGCCTAAGAAATTTATAGTTGAGCTTGGCTGAAACGGCGAGTTATCGAGCAAAATTCCTCTCGCATTATAGATAAGTGTATTGTTTTCGATAGTAAAATTTGAAACATCTTTTAGACCAATACCGATACCAAAAGCACCGTCACTATCCATAACAAGATTATTTTTTATATTTGAGCCAGCTGAATACATAAAAAACATTCCGACCGCATTGCCGATAAAATCATTGTTTTCGACTAAATTTTGATTTGCATACATAAAGTGAAGCGAGTATCTCCCGCGAATCGCTTTATTTTTTAAAAATTTATTGTGACTTGCATACCATGCAACCATATCGCGGCTATCATAAATATAATTGCCTTCTATTAAATTTTCATGGCTATACCAGAGTCTAACCGCATCACCTCTAAAGCCAAGACTGGCCCCTTTTTTAGAAGTGATGTTATTTTCAGTGATCTTTGAGCTGCTGCACTCTTTAAAATCAACCCCAAAAAGCACATCACTCAAGTCATTTTGCGTAACCACGACATTATTTGCTTTATCACAGCCAATGCCAGCATCTAGCTCACCAAGGTCATTTCCGCTACCGCTTATCTTTAAATTTCTAAGCGTAACATTTGAGGCAATAATCTTTACAACTGTGCCTTTACCATTTCCTTTTATGTGAGCGTTTTTGCCCTCGCCAACGATACTAAGTGGCTTATTTATAGTTATGCTTCCTTCATAGATGCCGTCCCCTAGCTTTATAACATCGCCAGGGCTAGCGTTATTTATTGCATCTTGAAGGATATTTGCAGAGCTAAAAATAGGCAAGAAAGCAAGGGCAAAATTGAAAATTTTACGCATTTAGCTCTTTTTTCTTTGAAAATACTGCAAGTATGCAAAATACACTCATAGCAATCATAACCCAAAACCCGATACTTGGATAAGAGTGTGTTGTAAATTGTGCAACGCTACCATCGCCTAGAACTGTTGGCATAAATGGTTTAATCTTAAATGCACCCCACTCTTGCATATTGTGTCCATACCAGTAAAGCCATCCTGCAAATGCGCTCATAAATAGCACAGGCGCGATAATGGTTGGAACCATAAGAAGTGAGTTAAATTTGCCGTTGTAATACAAAAATGCAAGCATACAAAGCGTTGAAATAAGCAAATAATAAGGCGCTATCGCTCGCTCTAAATTTCCACCATGCTCCATAGGATACATACCAATGTAGTGATTTATCGTATTCATCTCATGCACATCGCCACTATATCCATCTACGTGAAAATATACAGGAATTCCATCAGGAAAGGCTGATTTTGGATAATTTGGAGCTTCAAGAGAGACGTACCAGATAGGAAAAGATGGCGTACCAATCTCTGCTTTTTGTTCGATCATCTTATGAAGATCGCTTGCTACATCTTTTGATAAAAGGTGATTTTTATACTGAAATGAGCTATAAAGATTATAGATACCGTAAGTATAAGATGGTAGTTCATCACCATCAGCTATACGCTCTTTTGCTCCGTGCCAACCAAGAACAGGCAAAGTAAAACAAACAGTCATTAAGACAAGTGCAACAATGGTATAAATTTTATATTTACTCATGATCTCTCCTTTAAATTTTAAAATTTCACTTGCTAAAAATAAAATTTTAAAATTTAAAAAGGGGCAAAACGCCCCTTTAAAACTACATACCAGCGTTTTCATCTACCCATTTTAGGTATTCGATGATATTTTTGATCTCTTCATCACTCATATGCTGATTTGGCATTCTAAGGTTAAAGTAATCAATCATTGATTTAATGTAGTCGTCATTATAGAACTTAGCAGGATCTTTGATAAATTCTGCTACCCATTTTTCACCATTTTCATGTCTTAGTAAAACGCCTGTTAGGTCTGGACCTGAGCTTACTTGACCGATAACGTGGCAACCATTACAACCGCCTTTTAGATAAGCCTCTTCACCTTTTGCGGCAGCTGGACTCATCGGAGTTGCGATCTCTTTAGCTAGGTTATTTTTAGCTCTTAAGCCAACGTCAGCTGTTTTAACCATGTATTGCCATACTTGGTACTCCCAAAGGATAGCGCCGTTTACGTCACCTTTTTTATAAGCTTCGTCAGCTTTAGCTTTTACCTCTTTGATGTGGCCGTATTGATCAAGTGCGTCATCAACCAAAGCTTTTACTTTTGGATATTTCTCATAATGTTTCTCTTTTAGGTATTTAACAACCTCTTGGATAACATCGTCAGTTGCCTTATTAGTTGCGATTACTTTGTCGTATTCGGCTTTTAAAGCTTCTGGGCTTAGAGTTTTTAGCTTGTTATTTTTTGCAGATTCATATTTTTTACTTGGATCTTTAACAAGCAAATAACCCATCATCTCTAGGTGAAGTGCTGAACAAAACTCGGTGCAGTAGTATGGAAAGACACCTTCCATATCAGCTACAAAATTTACTGAAGCAGTTTTGCCAGGCTCTAGTGAAGCGTGAATGTTGTAAAGGTCGATACCAAATCCATGAGTCTCATCTTGAGCGCGCTCTAGGTTTGTTAAGTGAATTGTTACATTATCACCTTTATTTACTTCGATGTGCTCTGGATTGATGTGGCTTCTGATCATTGTTGCATAGACAGTTACATTTTTGCCGTTTCTCTCAACTCTTTCTTGACCAGCTAGAGTTGCATATGGGCTAGCCTCACCTGTTCTTGAGTTTGTACCCATATTGTAAGTAAGCGCTGGACTTAGTTTACTAGCAGCTATTGAAACAACATCGTGTGGCTCACCAAGTGGGATTGGCATATCATAGATTAGATCCATTTTTGCACCAGTGATGTCTATTAGCTGGTGATTTTGTGGATGAAGTGGGCCAACTGGGCTAAAGCGATCGATTGAAAGTTTATCAAGAGCGATTGCATATTTGCCAACTGGTTTTGCTGATTTGCCTTCCATTGTATCAAGGTGGCCGATATTGTAGTGAACATTTATCTTATCAAGCACTTTTAAATTTTTATAGTCCCATTTTACGATTTGACTATCAACGTAAAGTGAAGTATAAAGTACGCCATCTTGTGAGTCAAATGATGTATGCAGTGGTCCAAGGCCAAGTTCGACTTGTCCGTGCATTGACTTTTCTCTATCTAAGATAGGAATTCCGTATGGGTCAGTGCCGGCATACTCTTTTTTATCGATTAGCTCTTTGATCTTTCTAAAGTCATAAACTGATGTGTGAGTATCAAGCTTACCGCCAATAATGATATATCTACCATCTGGGCTTACGTCACAACCGTGTGGGCTCTTTGACTCTGGGATCAAAAATAGCGCACCTGCTTTTACAGCAGCGTCTATTGTAACTACCTTGTGACCATTTATAACTTTGTAGTTTTTCTTGTCTTGAACAAGTTTTTCTAAAATTTTCCAGTTATAAACGTGTAAGAAGTCAGTATCATTTCTACTTGCACCTGCTTCAAATGGAGGAAGACCTTTTTCGATACCGCCAGTATACATCTCAGTATTTATTGAGTTTGTAAAGCCCCAGCCGTAGCTTTCGCCTTTACCAGCATCACTTAGATCTTGCCAGTATGGTGGAAGCTCAAGAGAAAATGACTCTTTCTCGTCGATCTTACCTTTTGGATAGTCAAATTTCCAAAATGTTACAGCACCTCTATAGACTGCTTCATAGTCGTCTATTGAGTGGTAGTTGTTATCAAGTGGAGCTGCATATTGGCTAGCTTCGATAACATACTCGCTATTTGGGGTGATGAAGCTACCGCCGTGCTCACTCTTCATGATAGGGTTTACAACGATTTGAGTTGTCTCAAAGTCATGCAAATTTATAACCGCGATTCTTGGGTTAGCTTTATCGTTGATAAATAGATAATCACCAACATACTCACCATTTTTCTCACTGAAATTTGGGTGGTGTGTATCGCCCCATGTTATCTCTTTGCCCCTGATGTTGCCTTGTTTTAAAACAGCTTTTGACTCATTGTCATAGCCATATCCTTGCCAAGGCTCTGGTGTGAAAACGCCGATGTATTTATAAATTCTCATCGACGGAACGCCATAAACTAGCACTTGACCGCTTTGCCCACCAGATGAAAAGACGATGAAATCATCTTTTTTACCGCTAGGCTGATAAGTTTTAGCAGCTGCAAGGACATCTTTTTCGCTTAGCCCGCGCTCTTTCATGACTTTTTCAAGGTCACTACTAGCAGCACAAGCAGTCGTTAAAGATAGCCCAAGCAAAGCAGCACTTGCGACACAAAATAACTTTTGCATTTACTCTCCTTTTTAAAATGAATTTATCTCTAAACTCTTTATCTCATTGTCTAAATTTACGCCATTTAAGACGCCTTTATCTATAAAAATTCTTTTTATCTCATTGCCAAAAAGAGCCTTTTGCCCTTTTAGCTTAAGATCTTTGTCAAATTTATAGACTACTCCATCCCCATCACCTATAAAAATTTCATCCTCTATGCACGCAAGAGCTGAAATTTTAGATTTTAAAACTTGTTTTTTAATTCCACTTTTAAAATCTAAAATTTCTCCATCTCTAAAGCCAAGCAAAATATCATTCCCTTTAAATTTACAGGCACTAAGCGGAGCAAAGCCAACACGCTTTTTCTCTTTTAAATTAAGCTCTTTATCAAGCAAAAATGCTTTGCCATTAAAGCTCGTAAAAAATAGCTCATCATCAATTGGCAAAAGGCTCGAAATTTTATAAACATCTTTATAATTTTTAGTTAAAAGTTTATTTAGATTTTTATCAAAAACGCCTATGCTTACTTCATTAGCCATATCGCAAGCTACGTAAATTTTATTTTTAATTGCCATAATTTGCGAAATTTTACAGCCAACATTTGGCATGGCAAATAAAAAATTTCTCTCATTTGCCACTTCAATAATCTCATTGTTTAAATTTGCGATATAAAAGGATTCTCCATCATTTCCGCACTCTTGATTTTTATAAATCGTCTCTTTTATATCCAAATTTTTAATCTGTCCATCTTTTATAAAGACGATGCTTTGGTTGCTTTCATTAATAAAGCAGCCTAATTGCTGGGCAAAAGCTGTTATCAAAAACAAACTTATACAAAGCAGAAATCTCATAATCCAAGGCACTTTCATCATAAATTTATTAAGTAAAAAAACTATACATACTTAACTCTTAAAAGCAAATTAGCGATTAATTTATTTTTTTAAGCTTTTAAAGAAAAATATCAGTAAATTTTTTTAAATTTTATTATTTACATTATATAGACATTATGATTTAATCAATACTAATATAGTTTTAATAAAATTTATTATCCATAAAACTCTTCATTTTAGGTATTTTATGCATTAAAAATTAAATTATAAATAATTTATTAAAAAAATTATTTAAATTAAATAATTATATTAAGTAATGAGAATTTCTCTCAGTATTTAAATAAAAAGCTAAAATTTATGCATTTGATATATTTTTAGCTTAAAGCCATTGGTAATTTAAATTTGTTTAAATAGGCTATAATCCGCCAAAAAAGGAGAGATAATGCTAACGCATTTAGATGAGAAAGATCGTCCAAAAATGGTCGATGTAAGCCCAAAAGATCCTACAAAAAGAGTAGCAACTGCTAGCGGGATCATCAAGATGAGCAAAGAGGCCTTTAGAGCGATAAAAGAAAATACTGGCAAAAAAGGCCCAGTCATCCAAACAGCTGTCGTTGCTGCGATAATGGGCGCAAAAAAGACAAGCGAGCTAATTCCAATGTGCCATCCACTAGCTATTTTAGGCGTGGATTGTGATATCGAAGAGCTATCTGAAATTTGCGCTTTTAAGCTTTATGTGAGCGTAAAAATAGAGGGTAAAACAGGCGTTGAGATGGAAGCATTAACTGGCGTAAGCGTGGGACTTTTGACCATTTATGATATGGTAAAAGCTATAGATAAAAGCATGGAAATAAGCAATATCGTATTAGAGAGTAAAACAGGAGGAAAAAGTGGCGAGTATATGCGATCTAAATAACAAAAAAGCAAAAATTGATTACCCAACGCATTGGGAATACAAAATAATATTTGACGCAGATGTCAATGTAGAAGAAAAGGTAAAAGAGATAGTAAAAGATAGAGAATTTAAGCTGGTCTTTTCAAAATTTAGCAAAGATAAAAAGTACGCAAGCTATGACCTAGCCGTACTAGTTTTGAGCGAAGAAGAGAGGCTAGAGATATTTTCAGCACTAAAACACGAAGCAAAATACGTTTTATAAGGTAAAAGTTATGAACAATTTAGAACAAAATTTACATGATTATAAAAACAGTGATGGCTTATTAATAAGCATAAAAGCTCTTTGCAATAACTTCTTTCAAGATACTGCAAACAAAGATATAAATGCTTTGCCAGAAATTTTAAAGGCTAAAATGAATGAGCTTTATGACAAAATGAACAAAGAAGATCTTATAAATGCAAAAAATCTAAAAAGTGCCATGGAGGGAATAAATCAAGCCATTGTCGGCACTGAAGAAAAGGTACTTTACGAGCTACTTGATAAAAAAGATGAGCTAAACCGTGCAATAGAAGCAAAACGTGAAGAGATAAAAAATAGGCTCAAAATTTCATTTGAAGCAGCTGAAGAAGTCGTAAAAGATAGAAATTTTAGTGAAAAAGAGGAAATTTTAGAGCTTTTAAACAATGCGATCATTAGAGAAACAAGACTTCTTGGTATCTTAAAAGAGAGCGCTCAAATCGCATTTTTGACAACTCTTGAAGGTGCAAAAGATGTCGAGGAAACAGCTGGTGCTATAGCTAAAAATATGACTTATGTTGCGATAATTGGAGGTGAGTTTAGTAAAGAGCGAATACTTGAAATTTCAAAAAACATCATCATAGCAGCGGCAAATTTAGCAGATGAGGGTCATATCTTTGCAAAAGAGCTGATAAGTGGAGCGATAAGTGGCACAAGAGATGGCATTTTAAGAGCCATAGAAAAGCTTAAAGATGAGGCGAAATTTGCTCCAGATGAGCTTAGGCTAAACTCGCAGCTACTAAACTTAAAAAATATTGATGAAGAATTTATAGCCTTGCTTAGGGAACTTGAAAAAGAATTTGAAGGTGTAGCAAGAAATGAGATCGAAAATGTGATAAATAGCGAGCTAGATACAAATCTAGCAAAATTTAAACGCATTAGCGATCAAGCAAGAGAACAGATTATTTCAAGGATAGAAGAGTTAAAGTCAAACGGCATGGCAAAGCTTATGAGTGAGGCAAATAATAAATTTGAAGCCTTAAAGCAAGAGCTAAACGACAAGAGTAAAAAGCTAAAACTAAATTTTGATACAAACGACAAAATAGAAGAGATCAAACAAGAGATCGCTAATCTTGAGAAAAAAGCCAATGAAAAATTTGAAGACATCAAACAAATTGACATCAAATCAGAAGCCAAGAAATTTGGAGATAGGGCTTATCAAGCTGCAAAAGATCTGTTAAATGTTATTAAAAAAGATAAAAAAGAAGATTAAATTATCAAGAAATTTTTCCTGAAAGATGCTCGCACTACATATTCTTGCCAAGTGTGAAAAATTTCTCCACACTTGGCTTTTACTTTTTAAAGCTTTAAAATCACAAAAATAGATAAAGTAAAAATGCTCCTAAAATCAAGCGGTAGATGACAAAAGGAAGCATCCTGATTCTTGAGATGATCTCCATAAATAGCTTAACGCAGAGATAAGCACTAACAGCACTTATAATGACACCAAGGGCGATGTCACTCCATGGCAGAGCATTTGGGTCTTTTATAAGCTTGATACTCTCAAGCCCACCAGCTAGGATAATGACTGGGATCGACATCAAAAATGAGAAATTCGCACTTCCCTTGTGGCTAAATCCTAAAAATAAGGCTGCCGTCATCGTTATGCCTGATCTTGAGACGCCAGGAATGAGCGCCACAGCTTGAGCAAGGCCGATAATAAGCGCAAATTTTATGGTCATTTCATATTCGCTTTTATTTGTCGAGCGAAGATCTGCAAAGTAAAGTGCTATGCCAAAGACGATCGTAGTAATAGCGATCACAACGCCGCTTCTTGCGTACTCTTCGATAATGTTGTTAAATAAAAGCCCAAAGATCCCAACTGGAATGGTAGCAAAGCCGACACACCAAACAAGCAAGCTATCGCCCACCATCTTTCTTTGTGCTATCGAGGTAAAAAAGTCGCGAAGTAGCTTAAAAATCGTATCTTTAAAATAAAAAAGTATCGCGCTTAGCGTACCAACATGCACTGCCACGTCAAAAGCAAGCCCTTGATCTGGCCAGCCAAGTAGCTTTGGCACCAAGATGAGATGAGCTGAGCTAGATATCGGCAAAAATTCGCTTATACCTTGCACCAAGGCCAAAACAATAACGTGAGAAATTTCCATAAAATGCCTTTTTTGATTTTAGATTGCAGTTGGGGATTTTACTCCCCAAGATTAAATTTATATAAGTTCGCTAGCAAAATTTGCAAGCTTTTGCGGAGTAAATCCAAAGTGATCAAATAGCTCATTCGCCTTTCCGCTGGCGCCAAAGCCGCTCATGCCATAAACCGCGTCGGCAAATTTATACCACTCAAGGCCAGTTGCGGCTTCGACTGTGATGATGGTTGTATTTTTGTCTAAAATTTTAGCCACGTATTCATCTGGCTGCTCGCAAAGTAGGTCAAAACAAGGTGCTGACACGATGTTTGCGCCAATACCTTGCTCAGCTAGAATTTCAGCTGCTTTTACACAGAGTGAGACCTCGCTACCGCTTGCTATAAATGTTATCTTCGCATCTTTTGCCGAGCTTAATAGATATGCGCCGTTGCTAATATCGCCAAATTCGCCTTTAGTAAGTGGCTCAAGCCCTTGGCGACTAAGTACAAATGCGCTTGGAGCATTTAAATTTAGAGCCACTTGCCAACTAGCCACATTTTCGTTGCCATCAGCTGGGCGGAAAGTGTAGAAATTTGGCATCGCTCTAAATGTGCTAAGCTGCTCGATCGGCTGATGTGTCGGACCATCTTCGCCAACGCCGATGCTATCGTGCGTGAAGATAAAAAAGTGCTTGATGCCCATGAGTGCCGCTATTCTTGCACTTGGCTTTAGATAGTCGCTAAAGATGAAAAATGTCGCTGAAAATGGCAAGAAAAGGCCGTATCTAGCGATGCCGTTATTGATGGCCGCCATGGCGTGCTCTCTGATGCCGTAGTGGATATTTTTACCATTTGGGAAGTCACCCATGCCCTTTAGCTCGGTCTTGTTTGACGGAGCAAGGTCAGCGCTACCGCCGATAAAGCCAGGAAGTTTTTTTGCTATCTCATTTAAAATAACGTGGTTTGTATCTCTTGTAGCTAGCTTTTTGTCGCTAAAGTCTGGAAATTCGAGCTTGCTAAAGTCTGGATTTAGAAGTGAGTTTAGTAAATTTTTACCTTCAATGCTTAGTGCCTCGACCTTTTTATTCCACATAGCCTCTTCAAGATCGCCCTTTTCTACCGCGCCTCTAAACCTTAAAAGCACGTCCTCGTCGATGGCAAATTTCTTCTCAGGATCAAAACCAGCTGCGGCCTTTGCCTTTTTGATGATCTCCTCGCCAAGTGGTGCGCCGTGGCTGTGATGGCTGCCTTCAAGCTCCATTGCGCCACGTGCTATGTGTGTGTTTGCGATGATGAGATATGGCGACTCTTTCTCGTTTGCTTGCTCAAGTGCAAATTCGATCTGGTTGTAGTCGTGTCCGTCGATGCGTGCGACCTCCCAGCCCTGTGCCTCGAACCTCGCCTTGACATCCTCGCTAAATGCGATCGCTGTGTCGCCCTCGATCGTGATGTTGTTTGAATCATAAATGAGCACAAGGTTGTCTAGTCTTAAATTTCCTGCGATTGAACATGCCTCGTAGCTTATGCCCTCCTCAAGATCGCCGTCGCCGCAAAGACAGTAAATTTTATGATCGATTATTTTATTATCTGGCTCATTTAGCACGTTTGCAGCGTATTTTTCTGCCATGGCTAGACCAACTGCATTTGCTACGCCTTGACCAAGTGGGCCAGTAGCCACCTCAACGCCTGGAGTGTGAATCTCTGGGTGTCCTGGGGTGTTTGAGCCAAGTTGGCGAAATTTCTTAAGCTCATCTAAGCTTAGATCGTAGCCGCTTAGATGTAAGAAGCTATAAACCAAGCTTGATGCGTGACCACCGCTAAAAACGAGCCTATCTCTGTTTAGCCATTTTGGATTTTTAGGGTTGTGTTTTAAAAAGTTGCTTAAAACCACCATGATATCGGCTAGGCCCATAGGAGCACCTGGGTGTCCGCTGTTAGCGTTTTGCACCATATCAGCGCACAAAAATCTTATAGTATCGGCTTGTTTTTTTAGCATATGATCTCCTTTTTATTGCGTCAGATTATACAAAAAAGTGATTAAAACTTGCCTTGCATTTTTGCCCAAAATGTCTAAAAAGTGATATAAATTTACGAAATTTGCGCACTTATCTTAGGTGCTTGTCTGTAAGCTCCAAGATCATCTTTGCGATATTTATATCTATCTGTTTTAGTGCCTCTTCTATCTCGCTAATAAGCTCATCTTTTTTCTTTTTTGCGCCAGATAGACCAAGTAAATTTGTAAATGAGTTTTTAGCTAGATCGTTATGCACGGGCTTTCCAGCGGCCGCTTCGTCGCTTGTAAGATCGATGATATCATCTTGTATCTGAAAAGCAAGCCCAAGCTTTAAACCGATATCATAAATTTTCTCGCACTCTGTTTTGCTTAAATTTACTATCACAGCGCCCATTTTTAGGCTTGCAGCGATGAGCTTTGCGGTTTTGTGGATGTGTAAAAAGACTAGCTCATCAAGGCTTAGCATCTTGCCAGAGAGGCCAAATTTAGCCTTTGCTCTTTTGATGTCCTCTTTGTTTGTATTTTCAAAAAAACAATCCAGCGCCTGCCCTAGCACCATGCCGCTAACGCCAGCATTCTGGCTTAAAATTTCAACGCACTTTATACGAGTGTCAGCTGGCAACTCAGCACGTGAAATTTCATAAAAAGCATGCGTGTTTAGCGCATCTCCCGCAAGTATAGCAGTCGTCTCGTCGTATGTGACGTGAAGCGTTGGCGTGCCACGCCTTAGACTTGCGTTATCCATAGACGGCAGATCATCGTGGATGAGCGAGTATGTATGCATCATCTCAAGGCCCAAAGCCACTCTCATCGCCTTTTGCGTGAGGCTTTTATCGACATTTTCGACCACACCTAGAAGCAAAAGCGCCCTAAAGTGCTTGCCTCCAGCCTTTAGCATCACCCCAAGCGCCTCCTCGTAGTAAGGGTGAAAGCTAGGCGCTTTTGGCAAATTTGCATTTAGAAATTTTACGAAGTCCTCAAGTAGGCTCATTTTGGCACTCTTGCAAAGAACTGAAAGTCATTTCTAGTAAATAAAAGCACGAAATTTTGCAGGTCGCTTATCTTTTCTAAAAGCTCCTCGCGGCTATTCACGCTCTCTTTGTTGTAGCCTAAAATTTTATCACCTATTTTGATGCCAAAGATGTCGGCATTTGACTTTGGCTCGACCTTTGTAACTACTAAATTTTTATCAACCGTGATACCATAATCAACCAAAACTTTATCATCTAGCAAGCTCTCAGGCGACTTTGGCATGACGTTTAAATTTGGTAGATCAAGGCTCGAAGGGGCGTCTATGTCGAGGCTTTGGTTAAATTTCACATCCCCGCTTACTGGCACTTGAAAGAGTAGCTCTTGCCTATCACGCTTCACGATGATGTCCAGTTTTGCGCCCTTTGGAGCAAAAAGCACCATCTCATTTAGCTCTCTTAGGCTCTTTGGCTTGATGCCATTTACACTAACAAGCTCATCATCAACCATCATCATCTTGCCGCGGCCTAGTGGATCAACAAGACCCACAAAAAATTTATCCTCTTTTTGCAAAAATTTCACGCCGATATCGCCGTAATATACGTCATCGTAAGATACAAAGTGCTTTAAATAGCGATTTGGTATAAATTTATCAGCTCCAACAGCTATGCCTATCATCTTGCAACAAGGCGTATTTATCTCGCCAGTTGCGTTATACTCGAAGCTTAGCGTGTCAAAGTCGCCTAAATTTTGTCCCAAAGACTTGATGTGACCCATGACGGTGTTATTAGAGTCGTTTAATATGCCAACCCAAGTGCTCTTTTTGATGCGCTCCTCGTTGGTCTCATCAGCCATCACGACAGGGCTTAGCTCCTTGCTAGAGCGGACTAAGAAAAGCTGCAAATATGGGTCAAATTTGACATATTCGCCAAGCGGAGCTCCCTCGCTTTTTGGCACTGCGATCAAATTTTTAGTGATAGCCACGCCAAAGTGTTTATTTACCGAGACGATTGAGTTTTTGTTCTTTTCAAAGCAGGCGTTAAAGTCCTCTTGCGTAGGCCTAGGATCGGCGTTTAGGCAAAGCGCTGATAGCAAAAATGCAAGGGCAAATTTATATTTTAGTCTCATTTTATCCCCATCGAAGCAAGGCCGCCAAGCATCCTTGAAGCGGTGTTTTTCTTGTCAGCCTCAACTGATTTTAGCACGTCATTTACGGCGCTTATTAGCAAAATTTGCATGCTCTCTTTATCCTCAAGCAAGCTATCATCTATGCTGATATCAAGTATCTCGCCGCTGCCGTTTGCTCTCACGCTCACCAGCCCGCCGCCACTTTTTGCGCCAAATTCTTTATTTTTGCTCTCTTCTTCCATCTGCTTGGCCTGCCTTTGCACATCCTCAAGCATCTGCCCCATCTTTGAAAAGTCAAATCCCTCAAACATCGCCTACTCCTTTATGATCTCGTTTTTGTTATTTACATGCACGATGGTTGGCTTAAATTTCTTAGCCTTTTTAAATTTCATACTAGCGTATGCCACGATGATGACCACGTCGCCAACACAGACCTTTCTAGCAGCTGCGCCGTTTAGGCAAATTTCGCCTTTTTTGCCCTTTATCACGTATGTGGCAAATCTCTCGCCGTTATTTACGTCTAAAATTTCAACCTTTTGATTTTCTATCAAATTTGCAGCCTTTATAAGCTCCTCGCCTATGCTGATCGAGCCAACATAGTTTAAATTTGCGTCTGTTACGACGGCTCTGTGGATCTTACTAGCTAAAATTTCTATATTCATTTTTACCTCTTTAAAAGCTCTTTTACTACTTCTTTGTCACTAAATGGGTGCTTGACGCCATTTATCTCTTGATATGGCTCGTC from Campylobacter concisus includes:
- a CDS encoding nitrous oxide reductase family maturation protein NosD, whose product is MRKIFNFALAFLPIFSSANILQDAINNASPGDVIKLGDGIYEGSITINKPLSIVGEGKNAHIKGNGKGTVVKIIASNVTLRNLKISGSGNDLGELDAGIGCDKANNVVVTQNDLSDVLFGVDFKECSSSKITENNITSKKGASLGFRGDAVRLWYSHENLIEGNYIYDSRDMVAWYASHNKFLKNKAIRGRYSLHFMYANQNLVENNDFIGNAVGMFFMYSAGSNIKNNLVMDSDGAFGIGIGLKDVSNFTIENNTLIYNARGILLDNSPFQPSSTINFLGNKILHNVVGVYFHATQGTSIFENNDFIGNMDIVANDTPGDKMALNQWSKNYYDEYESFDRDKDGYGDTPFMHLSYADQLWQYYPNLQFFYGSSVFSILNFLAKLAPFSEPIKLLEDSTPRIKPLDASNFNALRAKRG
- a CDS encoding cytochrome C; the protein is MSKYKIYTIVALVLMTVCFTLPVLGWHGAKERIADGDELPSYTYGIYNLYSSFQYKNHLLSKDVASDLHKMIEQKAEIGTPSFPIWYVSLEAPNYPKSAFPDGIPVYFHVDGYSGDVHEMNTINHYIGMYPMEHGGNLERAIAPYYLLISTLCMLAFLYYNGKFNSLLMVPTIIAPVLFMSAFAGWLYWYGHNMQEWGAFKIKPFMPTVLGDGSVAQFTTHSYPSIGFWVMIAMSVFCILAVFSKKKELNA
- the moaC gene encoding cyclic pyranopterin monophosphate synthase MoaC codes for the protein MMLTHLDEKDRPKMVDVSPKDPTKRVATASGIIKMSKEAFRAIKENTGKKGPVIQTAVVAAIMGAKKTSELIPMCHPLAILGVDCDIEELSEICAFKLYVSVKIEGKTGVEMEALTGVSVGLLTIYDMVKAIDKSMEISNIVLESKTGGKSGEYMRSK
- a CDS encoding undecaprenyl-diphosphate phosphatase, producing MEISHVIVLALVQGISEFLPISSSAHLILVPKLLGWPDQGLAFDVAVHVGTLSAILFYFKDTIFKLLRDFFTSIAQRKMVGDSLLVWCVGFATIPVGIFGLLFNNIIEEYARSGVVIAITTIVFGIALYFADLRSTNKSEYEMTIKFALIIGLAQAVALIPGVSRSGITMTAALFLGFSHKGSANFSFLMSIPVIILAGGLESIKLIKDPNALPWSDIALGVIISAVSAYLCVKLFMEIISRIRMLPFVIYRLILGAFLLYLFL
- a CDS encoding ATP-dependent protease, with product MRFLLCISLFLITAFAQQLGCFINESNQSIVFIKDGQIKNLDIKETIYKNQECGNDGESFYIANLNNEIIEVANERNFLFAMPNVGCKISQIMAIKNKIYVACDMANEVSIGVFDKNLNKLLTKNYKDVYKISSLLPIDDELFFTSFNGKAFLLDKELNLKEKKRVGFAPLSACKFKGNDILLGFRDGEILDFKSGIKKQVLKSKISALACIEDEIFIGDGDGVVYKFDKDLKLKGQKALFGNEIKRIFIDKGVLNGVNLDNEIKSLEINSF
- the nosZ gene encoding Sec-dependent nitrous-oxide reductase; the protein is MQKLFCVASAALLGLSLTTACAASSDLEKVMKERGLSEKDVLAAAKTYQPSGKKDDFIVFSSGGQSGQVLVYGVPSMRIYKYIGVFTPEPWQGYGYDNESKAVLKQGNIRGKEITWGDTHHPNFSEKNGEYVGDYLFINDKANPRIAVINLHDFETTQIVVNPIMKSEHGGSFITPNSEYVIEASQYAAPLDNNYHSIDDYEAVYRGAVTFWKFDYPKGKIDEKESFSLELPPYWQDLSDAGKGESYGWGFTNSINTEMYTGGIEKGLPPFEAGASRNDTDFLHVYNWKILEKLVQDKKNYKVINGHKVVTIDAAVKAGALFLIPESKSPHGCDVSPDGRYIIIGGKLDTHTSVYDFRKIKELIDKKEYAGTDPYGIPILDREKSMHGQVELGLGPLHTSFDSQDGVLYTSLYVDSQIVKWDYKNLKVLDKINVHYNIGHLDTMEGKSAKPVGKYAIALDKLSIDRFSPVGPLHPQNHQLIDITGAKMDLIYDMPIPLGEPHDVVSIAASKLSPALTYNMGTNSRTGEASPYATLAGQERVERNGKNVTVYATMIRSHINPEHIEVNKGDNVTIHLTNLERAQDETHGFGIDLYNIHASLEPGKTASVNFVADMEGVFPYYCTEFCSALHLEMMGYLLVKDPSKKYESAKNNKLKTLSPEALKAEYDKVIATNKATDDVIQEVVKYLKEKHYEKYPKVKALVDDALDQYGHIKEVKAKADEAYKKGDVNGAILWEYQVWQYMVKTADVGLRAKNNLAKEIATPMSPAAAKGEEAYLKGGCNGCHVIGQVSSGPDLTGVLLRHENGEKWVAEFIKDPAKFYNDDYIKSMIDYFNLRMPNQHMSDEEIKNIIEYLKWVDENAGM
- a CDS encoding HP0495 family protein: MASICDLNNKKAKIDYPTHWEYKIIFDADVNVEEKVKEIVKDREFKLVFSKFSKDKKYASYDLAVLVLSEEERLEIFSALKHEAKYVL